In one Pseudobacteroides sp. genomic region, the following are encoded:
- a CDS encoding Coenzyme F420 hydrogenase/dehydrogenase, beta subunit C-terminal domain — protein sequence MNIREVGTACVGCRGCEQICPCNCIDINENHEGFLYPVIRENACVNCGLCVKHCPAMNPSKFQSEAPVAVYALKNKDEKRILDSASGGASDLIAHWAIKMSGVVFGCTYTKDMQVEHTSVDKYEELQRIQSSKYVQSNLKNCYSIAKKFIDEGKVVLFTGTPCQIAGLYSYLGKREHGNLYTIDLICHGVPSPHFLLKYFKFLEKKLNEPVLEYNFRSKEKRGWGTHYLLRTATRTKSQALSLDRYGKHFMDGDCYRECCYQCKYATTRRVGDITIGDFWGIQKCHPEFASKFGVSSVLANNEKGKLMINSIRENAEIIECSLDEVMMKQGNLIRPTIRPDGRDLFYKNITNEDFIEKIKIGLNIKERVKSVIPKSIIDYLKRRL from the coding sequence GTGAATATTCGGGAAGTTGGTACAGCTTGTGTGGGCTGTAGAGGTTGTGAGCAGATTTGTCCATGTAACTGTATTGATATTAATGAAAACCATGAAGGGTTTCTATACCCAGTTATTCGAGAAAATGCTTGCGTGAATTGTGGATTGTGTGTAAAACATTGCCCGGCAATGAACCCTAGCAAATTTCAGTCTGAAGCTCCTGTAGCTGTATATGCACTTAAGAATAAAGATGAAAAGCGTATCTTGGATTCTGCATCAGGGGGTGCTTCAGACCTGATAGCTCATTGGGCTATTAAAATGAGTGGTGTTGTATTTGGATGTACATATACCAAAGATATGCAGGTGGAGCATACCAGCGTAGATAAATATGAAGAATTACAAAGAATTCAGTCATCTAAATATGTTCAATCAAATTTAAAAAATTGTTATTCCATTGCCAAGAAATTTATAGATGAAGGTAAAGTAGTTTTGTTTACAGGAACACCCTGCCAAATTGCAGGATTGTATTCTTATTTAGGCAAACGGGAGCATGGAAACTTATATACAATTGATTTAATATGTCATGGCGTACCATCCCCACATTTTCTTTTAAAATATTTTAAGTTTTTAGAAAAAAAATTAAACGAACCTGTTTTGGAATATAATTTTCGCTCAAAAGAAAAAAGAGGCTGGGGAACACACTATCTTCTAAGGACTGCAACAAGAACAAAATCACAAGCTCTTTCCCTTGATAGATATGGAAAACACTTTATGGATGGTGATTGTTATAGAGAGTGCTGCTATCAGTGTAAATATGCTACGACAAGGAGAGTTGGGGATATTACAATAGGTGATTTTTGGGGGATTCAGAAATGCCATCCAGAGTTTGCATCCAAATTTGGTGTATCATCAGTTTTAGCAAATAATGAAAAAGGGAAATTAATGATAAATTCAATTAGAGAAAATGCAGAAATCATTGAGTGCAGTTTGGATGAAGTTATGATGAAACAAGGTAATCTTATTCGTCCAACTATACGACCGGACGGTAGAGATTTGTTTTATAAGAATATTACAAATGAGGACTTTATTGAAAAGATTAAGATCGGACTGAATATAAAGGAACGAGTTAAGTCAGTGATACCTAAGTCCATTATTGATTATTTAAAAAGAAGATTATAA
- a CDS encoding polysaccharide pyruvyl transferase family protein gives MKKVGILSMQRIANYGSFLQAYALKQLLEQQSCQVEFVDYHVERPIISEYSDRKNPIVRKLQKGLETFKYHAPLSHKLAFITYKQSFAKKYLPLLGITEKMNYTPELDCLVIGSDEVFNCIQKNSNVGYSLELFGKDNRAKKLISYAASFGNTTLEKLQEYDKIEEIGELLKKFDAVSVRDKNSGSLVTTLTSKEPEYHLDPVLAYDYTGCCKIIPDMRSTEKYLILYAYSGRISDKEADWITAYAKRKNLKVYAIGGIQKCADRFIDCSPFEVLAYFQHAEEVITDTFHGSIFSIITHRNFVTIVRKSLGNSYGNEEKLTDLLERLGLRERIAMGITETETVLSRDIDFAAVDQIITLERERTRSYIGNQITQIL, from the coding sequence ATGAAAAAGGTAGGAATCCTATCTATGCAGAGGATAGCAAATTATGGCTCATTCCTGCAGGCTTACGCACTAAAACAATTATTAGAACAACAGTCATGTCAAGTTGAGTTTGTTGACTATCACGTTGAGAGGCCCATTATCAGTGAGTACTCAGATAGGAAAAATCCAATTGTGAGAAAGTTGCAAAAAGGACTTGAAACATTCAAATATCATGCTCCGTTATCACATAAATTAGCTTTTATTACTTATAAGCAATCTTTTGCCAAAAAGTATCTCCCTTTACTTGGTATTACTGAGAAAATGAACTATACTCCAGAGCTTGACTGCTTAGTCATTGGCAGTGATGAAGTGTTTAACTGCATCCAGAAAAATTCTAATGTTGGATACTCTTTGGAGTTATTTGGTAAAGATAATCGTGCGAAAAAGTTAATAAGTTATGCTGCATCCTTTGGAAATACCACACTGGAAAAGCTTCAGGAGTATGATAAAATAGAAGAAATAGGTGAGTTACTAAAGAAATTTGATGCGGTGTCTGTTCGTGATAAAAATTCTGGAAGCCTTGTTACAACACTAACTAGTAAGGAACCGGAATATCATCTTGACCCAGTATTGGCTTATGATTATACTGGCTGCTGCAAAATCATTCCAGATATGAGGTCAACTGAAAAATACCTTATTTTGTATGCGTACTCTGGAAGAATTTCAGATAAAGAAGCAGATTGGATTACAGCATATGCAAAAAGAAAGAATTTAAAAGTATATGCTATTGGTGGGATTCAGAAATGTGCGGATCGTTTTATTGATTGCTCTCCGTTTGAAGTGTTGGCATATTTTCAGCACGCGGAGGAAGTGATAACTGATACTTTTCATGGCAGCATATTTTCAATCATTACTCATAGAAATTTTGTAACAATTGTACGCAAAAGTTTAGGAAATTCCTATGGAAACGAAGAGAAACTGACAGATTTATTGGAGCGGCTTGGATTGAGAGAGAGAATTGCTATGGGTATTACAGAAACTGAAACAGTGTTGAGTAGAGATATAGACTTTGCAGCGGTTGATCAGATTATAACATTAGAGAGAGAAAGGACTCGTAGCTATATAGGAAACCAAATCACTCAGATATTGTAA
- a CDS encoding glycosyltransferase yields the protein MIFVTVGTHEQPFNRLIEYVDNLKRDNKIQDEVIVQTGYSTYEPKYCTWSKLIPYSEMEKNVAEARIVVTHGGPASFIMPLQIGKIPIVVPRQFMFDEHVNNHQVEFAKAVAERTGTIIPILDIEKLGDTIANYDNVVSTMNNNMNSNNEKFNQELERIVQTFF from the coding sequence ATGATATTTGTTACAGTGGGAACGCATGAGCAGCCTTTTAACAGGCTGATTGAGTATGTGGATAATTTAAAGCGAGACAATAAAATCCAGGATGAAGTTATTGTACAAACAGGATATAGTACATATGAGCCCAAGTACTGCACATGGAGTAAGTTGATTCCTTATAGTGAAATGGAAAAAAATGTAGCAGAGGCTAGAATTGTTGTTACTCATGGTGGGCCGGCAAGCTTTATTATGCCTCTTCAAATAGGCAAGATTCCTATTGTTGTTCCGCGACAGTTTATGTTTGATGAGCATGTAAATAATCATCAGGTAGAGTTTGCGAAGGCTGTGGCAGAACGCACGGGTACTATAATTCCAATATTGGACATAGAGAAGTTAGGTGATACAATCGCAAATTATGACAATGTTGTTTCAACAATGAACAATAATATGAACAGTAATAATGAAAAGTTTAATCAAGAACTTGAAAGGATTGTTCAAACATTTTTTTAA
- the pssD gene encoding PssD/Cps14F family polysaccharide biosynthesis glycosyltransferase, producing MGNGSNNIKVCLVGSSGGHLTHLYMLMPFLSTKDRFWVTFDKEDAKSLLKDEKMYPCYYPTNRSLKALVKNMVIAWKVLRKEKPDLIISSGAAVAVPFFYLGKLLGAKLIYIEVFDRIDKPTMTGKMVYPIVDKFIVQWEEQKRVYKKAVNLGSIF from the coding sequence ATGGGTAATGGTAGCAATAATATTAAAGTATGTCTTGTTGGTTCATCAGGCGGGCATCTAACACATTTATATATGTTAATGCCCTTTTTGAGCACTAAAGATAGATTTTGGGTGACGTTTGATAAAGAAGATGCTAAGAGCTTACTAAAAGATGAAAAAATGTATCCTTGCTATTATCCCACTAATCGAAGTCTGAAAGCCCTGGTTAAAAATATGGTTATCGCATGGAAAGTGCTTAGAAAAGAAAAACCGGATTTGATAATTTCCTCAGGGGCAGCTGTGGCGGTTCCGTTTTTCTATTTAGGGAAGCTATTGGGGGCTAAGTTGATTTATATAGAGGTGTTTGATCGCATTGACAAACCTACAATGACTGGTAAGATGGTATATCCGATTGTAGATAAATTTATAGTTCAGTGGGAAGAACAAAAACGAGTCTATAAAAAGGCTGTTAATTTAGGAAGCATATTCTAA
- a CDS encoding triple tyrosine motif-containing protein → MRRVVIRLLLSVFVLSIFSFNVASAEPATSIASVPQTITGIDIKQVSLNPLKLNITINPQSADLLYQVWGQDANGWVLVSAYSGNYNVTWNPAQKKDGVYKVQVRIKNKATDEFLDQRSDMITVHDPNVLRIEKIIADTEIDGQGTVGKNINVEVIASGGKYILYSFLVKQGNKWITRQTFTKSNLFVWKPSAVGTFTLEVDIFDANDITGTQADRMDKAFEIRAEGYIYPEFKKMDIEKIGKSENRRIVTESVLRGGYKNNYMFTIGEQYRKPTITEGYRNGEKLAWSAPKSGIYEVSAYIKDSTSVKFDDAFRKSYYKVETSDVPKGISLAPLELSKKDRTQAIGTQLEITAHGSGSKNLLYAFYKYETKGYVVLQDYSPVNKLKWKPMLPGEYTILARAKDVNSGSYEAQRSVTYSIIDPDKPVTASIKSVGLAGDKKVGKVLKITANASGTNSLMYEFGLRYDNYDWITLQSFSPDNTFYWLPKQAREYEIIVKVKDISSGSHLSSYTQKVTVTK, encoded by the coding sequence ATGAGAAGGGTTGTTATCAGGTTGTTGTTATCAGTATTTGTTTTAAGCATATTCTCTTTTAATGTGGCAAGTGCAGAGCCTGCAACATCTATTGCTTCGGTACCACAGACTATCACAGGGATTGATATTAAGCAGGTTAGCTTAAATCCTCTGAAGCTCAACATTACAATAAATCCGCAGAGTGCCGATTTACTGTATCAAGTATGGGGACAAGATGCCAACGGGTGGGTGCTTGTGAGTGCTTATAGCGGCAATTACAATGTTACATGGAATCCAGCTCAAAAAAAGGATGGCGTGTATAAGGTGCAGGTAAGGATTAAGAACAAAGCTACAGATGAGTTTCTTGATCAAAGATCAGATATGATAACAGTTCATGATCCTAACGTATTGAGAATAGAGAAGATAATAGCTGACACCGAAATTGACGGACAGGGAACGGTAGGAAAGAATATTAACGTAGAAGTCATTGCCAGCGGCGGTAAATATATACTTTATAGCTTTCTTGTAAAACAAGGCAACAAGTGGATTACCAGACAAACTTTCACCAAATCGAATTTGTTTGTGTGGAAGCCAAGTGCCGTAGGGACCTTTACTCTAGAAGTGGATATATTTGATGCAAACGACATCACCGGAACTCAAGCTGACAGAATGGATAAAGCATTTGAGATAAGGGCTGAAGGCTACATATATCCTGAATTCAAGAAAATGGACATTGAGAAGATAGGTAAAAGTGAAAATCGCAGGATTGTGACTGAAAGTGTCCTAAGGGGTGGATATAAAAATAACTATATGTTTACTATTGGTGAGCAATATAGAAAGCCTACAATTACTGAGGGGTATAGAAATGGTGAAAAGCTGGCATGGAGTGCACCCAAGTCAGGTATTTATGAAGTGTCTGCTTATATAAAGGACAGCACTTCGGTAAAATTTGATGATGCTTTCCGTAAAAGCTATTACAAGGTTGAAACTAGCGATGTGCCAAAAGGAATCAGCCTTGCACCGCTTGAACTTAGCAAAAAGGACAGAACCCAGGCTATAGGTACTCAATTGGAGATTACAGCTCACGGATCAGGCAGTAAGAATCTTTTATATGCATTCTACAAGTATGAGACGAAAGGATATGTAGTTTTACAGGATTACTCACCTGTTAATAAGTTGAAATGGAAACCTATGTTGCCTGGTGAATACACAATATTGGCCAGGGCTAAAGATGTTAACTCAGGTTCCTATGAGGCTCAGCGAAGTGTTACATACTCTATCATAGATCCTGATAAACCAGTAACGGCATCTATAAAAAGCGTTGGTTTAGCAGGTGATAAGAAGGTGGGCAAGGTTCTTAAAATTACAGCAAATGCATCAGGAACTAATAGTCTTATGTATGAGTTTGGATTGAGGTATGATAATTATGACTGGATTACATTGCAGAGCTTTTCTCCGGACAATACATTCTACTGGTTACCAAAGCAGGCAAGGGAATATGAAATTATAGTAAAAGTTAAGGATATCAGCTCGGGCTCGCATCTTAGTTCATATACACAGAAGGTTACAGTTACAAAATAA
- a CDS encoding VanZ family protein — protein sequence MLKDKKRLALYLLLIPVYLLMIYLFSQQTGGTSNQISKGILKNIAETLFGLTGNELTHDRLETVNLLFRKFLHFTEYFILAVLLYSLLKNLSLDIKKRLMLSIILAVIFSISDEFHQLFVPKRTGSIVDVLIDSSGVILGALLMYYREKKKGRLASDTSSS from the coding sequence ATGCTTAAAGACAAGAAAAGACTGGCACTTTACTTGCTTCTGATACCTGTATATCTTTTAATGATCTATCTTTTTTCACAGCAGACCGGTGGTACATCAAATCAAATATCAAAAGGAATATTAAAGAATATTGCAGAAACTCTATTTGGCCTTACAGGCAATGAATTAACCCACGATAGACTGGAAACCGTAAACCTGCTTTTCCGGAAGTTCCTCCATTTTACCGAATACTTTATATTGGCTGTGCTTCTTTACAGTTTGCTGAAAAACCTGTCTTTAGACATCAAAAAAAGGCTTATGCTTTCCATAATACTCGCTGTTATTTTCTCCATATCAGACGAATTTCACCAGTTGTTCGTGCCCAAGAGAACAGGTAGTATTGTTGATGTGTTGATAGATTCATCCGGAGTTATTCTAGGTGCTTTATTAATGTATTACAGAGAAAAGAAAAAAGGAAGGTTGGCTTCTGATACATCTTCGTCATGA
- a CDS encoding CAP domain-containing protein — protein sequence MDYSNVKRRLIKLHTGLLAAILVTSVSIPVYACKAGANSYPTKQNTYSSKIKKTEYYLSKGKVYSGNKKVLSLSVSSQGAASFFQHINYKGYLATLQEGDYTLRKLLAKGIRNNDISSLKLVKGYQVTIYDGDNFTGKQWSFKADNSDFSKLKLNDKMTSVKIKRISTPTPAPTSTPIPTQTASASTLKPTATPTLKPTSAQVPTPTATPTLRPTPTITPTATPTLMPTLRPTPTVTPTSAPTPVPSGMNADEKALLDLVNKARADANLKLLQYDLAVANVAMIKAKDMVDNNYFSHTSPTYGSPFDMMQIFGITYRYAGENIAAGYTSVQDVFNGWMNSPGHKANILGANFTHCGFGIASGGTYGGKTWVQMFIGKP from the coding sequence ATGGATTATTCCAATGTTAAGCGGCGTTTGATTAAGCTTCACACAGGGCTGCTGGCAGCCATTTTGGTTACATCGGTTTCTATACCTGTCTATGCTTGCAAAGCAGGTGCCAATTCATATCCCACAAAACAAAATACATACTCTTCTAAGATCAAGAAGACCGAATATTATTTGTCAAAAGGTAAAGTGTATTCAGGCAACAAAAAAGTACTTAGTCTTTCTGTATCCAGCCAGGGAGCCGCTTCATTTTTTCAGCACATAAACTATAAAGGCTACTTGGCTACTTTACAGGAAGGAGACTATACACTTAGAAAGCTGTTGGCCAAGGGTATCAGAAACAATGATATTTCATCACTTAAATTAGTAAAAGGCTATCAGGTTACAATTTATGACGGGGACAATTTTACAGGTAAGCAGTGGAGCTTTAAAGCAGACAACAGTGATTTCAGCAAATTAAAACTAAATGATAAAATGACATCCGTGAAAATCAAACGCATTTCCACCCCAACACCGGCACCAACTTCAACGCCAATACCAACACAGACTGCATCTGCTTCAACGTTAAAACCAACTGCTACACCCACATTAAAACCTACTTCAGCACAAGTACCTACACCAACTGCCACACCCACATTAAGGCCGACTCCTACTATAACACCAACCGCAACTCCAACATTAATGCCAACATTGAGACCGACTCCCACAGTGACCCCAACCTCAGCACCAACACCTGTACCTAGTGGAATGAATGCAGATGAGAAGGCACTTCTGGATCTGGTTAATAAAGCAAGGGCTGATGCAAATTTAAAGCTCCTCCAATATGACCTGGCTGTAGCAAATGTTGCTATGATCAAGGCCAAGGATATGGTTGATAACAATTATTTCAGCCACACTTCACCCACATACGGTTCACCCTTTGATATGATGCAAATATTCGGCATCACCTATAGATATGCAGGGGAAAACATTGCTGCAGGATATACAAGTGTTCAGGATGTATTTAACGGTTGGATGAATTCTCCCGGACATAAGGCAAATATACTGGGTGCCAATTTTACACACTGTGGATTTGGAATTGCCAGCGGCGGAACTTATGGCGGCAAAACCTGGGTTCAGATGTTTATTGGTAAGCCTTAA